The Helicobacter pylori genome includes a window with the following:
- a CDS encoding NAD(P)H-dependent glycerol-3-phosphate dehydrogenase, with protein sequence MEIAVFGGGAWGRALAFAFGEKNEVKIISRRDLNEPLKKLNDALISKGSAPIEQVDLQRGLKAALYVIAISVQHLREWFQNASLPKNAKVLIASKGIEVLNRAFVSEIAKDFIDPNSLCFLAGPSFAAEIIQGLPCALVIHSNNQALALEFANKTPSFIRAYAQQDIIGGEIAGAYKNVIAIAGGVCDGLKLGNSAKASLLSRGLVEMQRFGAFFGGKTETFLGLSGAGDLFLTANSILSRNYRVGLGLAQNKPLEMVLEELGEVAEGVKTTNAIVEIARKYGIYTPIASELALLLKGKSVLESMNDLIRRA encoded by the coding sequence ATGGAAATTGCAGTATTTGGTGGCGGGGCGTGGGGGAGGGCTTTAGCCTTTGCTTTTGGAGAAAAGAATGAAGTGAAAATCATTTCAAGGCGGGATTTAAACGAGCCGCTAAAAAAGCTCAATGACGCTTTAATCTCTAAAGGTTCTGCCCCCATAGAGCAAGTGGATTTACAAAGAGGCTTAAAAGCAGCGCTCTATGTGATCGCTATTAGCGTGCAGCACTTAAGAGAATGGTTTCAAAACGCTTCTTTACCCAAAAACGCTAAGGTTTTAATCGCTTCTAAAGGGATAGAGGTGTTAAACAGGGCGTTTGTGAGCGAGATTGCAAAGGATTTTATCGATCCTAATTCTTTGTGTTTTTTAGCGGGCCCAAGTTTTGCGGCTGAAATCATTCAAGGCCTGCCTTGTGCGTTAGTCATTCATTCTAATAATCAGGCTTTAGCGCTAGAATTTGCCAATAAAACCCCCTCTTTTATCAGAGCCTACGCCCAACAAGACATCATAGGGGGTGAAATCGCTGGCGCGTATAAAAATGTGATAGCCATTGCTGGGGGGGTTTGTGATGGTTTGAAATTAGGCAATAGCGCTAAAGCGAGTTTATTATCTAGAGGTTTGGTGGAAATGCAGCGCTTTGGGGCGTTCTTTGGGGGCAAGACGGAGACTTTTTTAGGGCTTTCTGGGGCTGGGGATTTGTTTTTAACCGCTAATTCTATTTTATCTAGGAATTATCGTGTGGGTTTGGGGCTAGCCCAAAACAAGCCTTTAGAGATGGTTTTAGAAGAATTAGGCGAAGTGGCTGAAGGGGTGAAAACGACCAACGCCATTGTGGAAATCGCTAGAAAATACGGCATTTATACGCCCATTGCGAGCGAATTAGCCTTGCTTTTAAAGGGCAAGAGTGTGCTAGAGAGCATGAACGATTTGATCAGACGCGCTTAA
- the glyQ gene encoding glycine--tRNA ligase subunit alpha, with protein sequence MQDFSSLLLKLQEYWKNQGCLVIQPYDIPAGAGTFHPATLLRSLDKKPWNVAYVAPSRRPTDGRYGENPNRLGSYYQFQVVIKPSPSNIQELYLKSLEVLGINLNEHDIRFIEDNWESPTLGAWGLGWEVWLDGMEVTQFTYFQQVGGIACSPIPVEITYGLERLAMYVQKVENILEIEWAKNNHDSVRYAQVHLESEYEFSKYHFEAASVKRLLEMFKNAQAEALHCLENKLPLPAYDFVMLCSHFFNILDARKAISVAERQNYILQIRDLAKGCAILYKEQEEEREERLKNALTKA encoded by the coding sequence ATGCAAGATTTTTCAAGTTTATTATTAAAATTACAAGAGTATTGGAAGAATCAAGGCTGTTTGGTGATCCAGCCTTATGATATTCCTGCAGGAGCGGGGACATTCCACCCGGCCACGCTTTTAAGGAGTTTGGATAAAAAGCCGTGGAATGTGGCGTATGTCGCGCCCTCTAGAAGGCCTACTGATGGGCGCTATGGGGAAAACCCTAACCGCTTGGGGAGTTATTACCAATTCCAAGTGGTCATCAAGCCAAGCCCTTCTAATATCCAAGAACTCTATTTAAAAAGCTTAGAAGTGTTAGGGATAAACCTTAATGAGCATGATATACGATTTATAGAAGACAATTGGGAGAGTCCGACTTTGGGGGCATGGGGGCTTGGCTGGGAAGTGTGGCTTGATGGCATGGAGGTTACGCAATTCACTTATTTCCAGCAAGTGGGGGGCATTGCTTGTAGTCCTATCCCGGTGGAGATCACTTACGGCTTAGAAAGATTAGCGATGTATGTCCAAAAAGTGGAAAATATCCTAGAGATTGAATGGGCTAAAAACAATCATGACAGCGTGCGTTACGCGCAAGTGCATTTAGAAAGCGAATACGAATTCAGCAAGTATCATTTTGAAGCAGCGAGCGTAAAAAGGCTGTTAGAAATGTTTAAAAACGCTCAAGCCGAAGCCTTGCATTGCTTGGAAAACAAGCTCCCGCTGCCGGCCTATGATTTTGTGATGCTATGCTCGCATTTTTTCAATATTTTAGACGCCAGAAAAGCGATTTCGGTGGCTGAAAGGCAAAATTATATTTTACAAATCAGGGATTTAGCGAAAGGGTGCGCCATTCTTTATAAAGAGCAAGAAGAAGAGAGAGAAGAGCGTTTAAAAAACGCTTTAACAAAGGCTTAA
- a CDS encoding Nif3-like dinuclear metal center hexameric protein produces the protein MALVKEVLKVLECLSPFELQELWDNSGLNVGSENHEFSEIIACLEITLKIALNAPKNALIITHHPLIFKPLKTLNDEAYPGNILKILIQKNISVISMHTNFDKTHLNKHFASTLLGFENLIEKGLMLVKENANIEFDALVKKIKSSLGVGSLACVKSSPIIKDLAFVCGSGASMFSSLKAQSCLVTGDVKYHDAMIAQSLNISLIDATHYYSERGFALIVAEILHSFNYLVTIENFKNPLQII, from the coding sequence ATGGCGTTAGTTAAGGAAGTGTTGAAAGTTTTAGAGTGCCTTTCGCCTTTTGAACTTCAAGAATTGTGGGATAATAGCGGGTTGAATGTGGGGAGTGAAAATCATGAGTTTAGCGAGATTATCGCATGCTTAGAAATCACGCTTAAAATCGCTCTAAACGCTCCCAAAAACGCCCTAATCATCACGCACCACCCTTTAATTTTCAAGCCCTTAAAAACGCTTAATGATGAGGCTTATCCGGGTAATATTTTAAAAATCTTAATCCAAAAAAACATTTCAGTCATTAGCATGCACACGAATTTTGACAAGACGCATTTAAACAAGCATTTCGCTAGCACGCTTTTAGGGTTTGAAAACTTGATAGAAAAAGGACTTATGTTAGTGAAAGAAAACGCTAATATAGAATTTGATGCGTTGGTAAAAAAAATCAAATCTTCTTTAGGGGTGGGATCCTTAGCGTGTGTCAAAAGTTCTCCAATCATTAAAGATTTAGCGTTTGTGTGCGGATCGGGAGCGTCCATGTTCTCTTCTTTAAAAGCGCAAAGCTGTCTGGTTACAGGCGATGTGAAATACCATGACGCTATGATCGCTCAATCTTTAAATATCAGCCTGATTGACGCCACGCATTATTATAGCGAAAGGGGTTTTGCGCTGATTGTGGCTGAAATTTTGCATTCTTTCAATTATTTGGTTACAATAGAGAATTTTAAAAACCCCTTGCAAATCATTTAA
- a CDS encoding zinc ribbon domain-containing protein: MNTHLKRLIEISHLDKEIDSLEPLIREKRKDLDKALSDKEAKNKAILNLEEEKLALKLQVSKNEQTLQDANAKIASIQKKMSEIKSERELRSLNIEEDIAKERSNQANREIENLQNEIKHKSEKQEDLKKEMLELEKLALELENLVENEVKNIKETQQIIFKKKEDLVEKTEPKIYSFYERIRRWAKNTSIVTIKKQACGGCFIRLNDKIYTEVLTSGDMITCPYCGRILYAEGAYENNAQPPKESQEESQQKESQESV; encoded by the coding sequence ATGAACACCCACCTCAAACGATTGATTGAAATTTCGCATTTGGATAAAGAAATTGACTCCTTAGAGCCATTGATCAGAGAAAAACGGAAAGACTTGGATAAAGCCTTGAGTGATAAAGAAGCTAAAAATAAAGCGATTTTGAATTTAGAAGAAGAAAAATTAGCCCTAAAATTACAGGTTTCTAAAAACGAGCAAACCCTACAAGACGCGAACGCTAAAATCGCCAGTATCCAAAAGAAAATGAGCGAGATCAAATCCGAAAGGGAATTGCGCTCTTTAAACATTGAAGAAGATATTGCTAAAGAGCGATCCAACCAAGCCAACAGAGAAATTGAAAACCTGCAAAATGAAATCAAGCACAAAAGCGAAAAACAAGAGGATTTGAAAAAAGAAATGCTAGAGCTTGAAAAATTGGCGTTGGAATTGGAAAATTTAGTGGAAAACGAAGTCAAAAACATTAAAGAAACCCAACAAATCATCTTTAAAAAGAAAGAAGATCTCGTGGAAAAAACCGAGCCTAAAATCTATAGCTTTTATGAAAGGATTAGAAGATGGGCGAAAAACACGAGCATTGTAACGATCAAAAAACAGGCTTGTGGGGGTTGTTTTATTAGATTGAACGATAAGATTTATACTGAAGTGCTAACGAGTGGGGATATGATCACTTGCCCGTATTGTGGGCGTATTTTATACGCTGAGGGCGCATATGAAAACAACGCTCAACCTCCAAAAGAAAGCCAAGAAGAAAGCCAACAAAAAGAAAGCCAAGAATCCGTTTGA
- the waaA gene encoding lipid IV(A) 3-deoxy-D-manno-octulosonic acid transferase — MFKFFYLLLLTFGHLLGAPFIFFWSFKEKYRHSLKARFFLKDNFLKSEPVFWFHACSYGEVKSLEPIIQALKEPILISVTTNTGFELAAQTYQNLEHIEVRYLPFETLLFAWKKNLKRLKTLVVTEAELWFNVFDTAQKLGAKTMLINARISVRSYPKYQRFSFFYALLFKRIDLVLAQSKDDKKRLLNLGAKKVVDFLNIKRFSKPVTASFYPKNPSALNIVLASTHEGEEELGLKAFLEFKKTHKNARLIVVPRHPERFKSVQNLLQDALKTTRFSWECFSSKGFVECDVLLVDRLGELNNFYKIADIVILGGSFVKMGGHNPLEPAFFNARLITGEYIFNQVALFELIKPYKIVQKEDLLDALLDYKNLGVAHFLENGHDLNELLAFIKH; from the coding sequence TTGTTTAAGTTTTTCTACCTTTTATTGTTAACTTTTGGGCATCTTCTTGGTGCGCCTTTTATCTTTTTTTGGAGTTTTAAAGAAAAATACCGCCATTCTTTGAAAGCTCGTTTTTTTCTCAAAGACAATTTTTTAAAAAGCGAGCCGGTTTTTTGGTTTCATGCATGCTCTTATGGGGAGGTCAAATCCTTAGAGCCAATCATTCAAGCTTTAAAAGAGCCGATTTTAATTAGCGTTACCACTAATACCGGTTTTGAATTAGCCGCTCAAACTTACCAGAATTTGGAGCATATAGAAGTGCGTTACTTGCCTTTTGAAACCCTATTATTTGCATGGAAAAAAAACTTAAAACGCTTAAAAACTTTGGTGGTTACAGAAGCGGAATTGTGGTTTAATGTGTTTGATACGGCTCAAAAATTAGGGGCAAAAACCATGCTCATTAACGCTAGAATCAGCGTTCGTTCTTACCCTAAATACCAGCGTTTTTCTTTTTTTTATGCGCTTTTATTCAAACGCATTGATTTGGTTTTAGCGCAAAGCAAGGACGATAAAAAGCGCTTGTTGAATCTAGGGGCAAAAAAAGTGGTGGATTTTTTGAATATCAAGCGTTTTTCAAAGCCTGTAACCGCTTCGTTTTACCCTAAAAACCCAAGCGCTTTAAACATTGTTTTAGCCAGCACGCATGAGGGCGAAGAGGAATTAGGGTTAAAAGCGTTTTTGGAGTTCAAAAAGACGCATAAGAATGCAAGGCTAATTGTCGTGCCGCGCCACCCTGAGCGTTTTAAAAGCGTGCAAAATTTATTGCAAGACGCTTTAAAAACGACTCGTTTTAGTTGGGAGTGTTTTTCTTCAAAAGGTTTTGTGGAATGCGATGTTTTGTTAGTGGATCGCTTGGGGGAATTGAATAACTTCTACAAAATCGCAGATATTGTCATTTTAGGGGGTTCGTTTGTCAAAATGGGGGGGCATAACCCTTTAGAGCCGGCGTTTTTTAATGCGCGCTTGATCACAGGGGAGTATATTTTCAACCAAGTAGCGTTGTTTGAATTAATCAAGCCTTATAAAATCGTTCAAAAAGAGGATCTGTTAGACGCTCTTTTGGATTACAAAAATTTAGGTGTGGCGCATTTTTTAGAAAACGGGCATGATTTAAACGAATTGCTCGCATTCATTAAACATTAA
- a CDS encoding RluA family pseudouridine synthase has product MEKAYKILSVQENISHKKAKALIDLGLVSVGGKKLMVARKELPKNTHFSVQKVEKPSVIFEDENILALFKPPFIESYDLASFFKGWVLLHRLDKETSGVVLLVKENSEFHLKAKKAFKNRAVKKEYLALAQGIIEEEREINAPILTIKTTKAFSKISKKGQEAVTIITPLKIINKKTLLKVGIKTGRTHQIRVHLKHINHPIIGDTLYNNELGSAKRLMLHAHKIALLGYEFEAIPPKEFEI; this is encoded by the coding sequence ATGGAAAAAGCTTATAAAATATTGAGCGTTCAAGAAAACATTTCGCATAAAAAAGCCAAAGCTTTGATTGATTTGGGGTTAGTGAGTGTAGGGGGGAAGAAATTGATGGTCGCCAGAAAAGAATTGCCCAAAAACACGCATTTTAGCGTCCAAAAGGTTGAAAAACCCAGCGTGATTTTTGAAGATGAAAACATTCTAGCCCTTTTTAAACCCCCCTTTATAGAGAGCTATGATTTAGCCTCTTTTTTCAAAGGTTGGGTTTTGTTGCACCGCTTGGATAAAGAAACAAGCGGAGTGGTTTTATTGGTGAAAGAAAATTCAGAATTCCACTTAAAAGCTAAAAAGGCTTTTAAAAATAGGGCGGTTAAAAAGGAGTATTTAGCGCTCGCTCAAGGCATTATAGAAGAAGAGCGAGAAATCAACGCTCCCATTCTCACGATTAAGACCACTAAAGCTTTCAGTAAAATCTCTAAAAAAGGGCAAGAAGCGGTTACGATCATCACGCCTTTAAAAATCATCAACAAAAAAACCCTTTTAAAAGTGGGAATCAAAACCGGAAGAACCCACCAAATCAGAGTCCATTTAAAGCACATCAACCACCCCATTATAGGCGATACGCTTTATAATAATGAGCTAGGTTCAGCCAAACGCTTGATGCTCCATGCGCATAAAATCGCATTGCTAGGGTATGAATTTGAAGCGATCCCCCCTAAAGAATTTGAAATTTAA
- the lgt gene encoding prolipoprotein diacylglyceryl transferase has translation MNAWNTIYDQFNPIAFSLGGIEVHWYGLAYACAIVIAFYMALRMIQKDPKRFPIERKEFESYFLWAELGIVLGARVGYILIYEPNSSYYLTHFWQIFNPFDSNGDFVGIRGMSYHGGLVGFLIASYLYSRKDLKKLLIYLDLIAISLPLGYVFGRIGNFLNQELVGRVVPKDSHLGQIIGIMVDNELRYPSQLIEAFLEGVIVFLMVMWAKKHTKTHGLLIVVYGLGYSLMRFIAEFYREPDSQLGVYFLNLSMGQILSLLMVIVSLGILLYATKNSKKIKENQ, from the coding sequence ATGAACGCTTGGAATACGATTTATGATCAATTTAACCCTATCGCTTTTAGTCTTGGCGGTATTGAAGTGCATTGGTATGGTTTGGCGTATGCGTGCGCGATTGTTATTGCTTTTTATATGGCGTTAAGAATGATCCAAAAAGACCCTAAGCGCTTCCCCATTGAAAGGAAGGAATTTGAGAGTTATTTTCTATGGGCGGAGCTTGGCATTGTGCTAGGGGCAAGGGTAGGATACATTCTTATTTATGAGCCTAATTCCAGCTATTATTTGACGCATTTTTGGCAAATCTTTAACCCTTTTGATAGCAATGGGGATTTTGTAGGCATTCGTGGGATGAGCTATCATGGGGGGTTGGTGGGGTTTTTGATCGCTTCGTATCTTTATAGCCGTAAGGATTTGAAAAAGCTTTTGATTTATTTGGATTTGATTGCGATTAGCCTGCCTTTAGGGTATGTTTTTGGGAGGATTGGGAATTTTTTAAATCAGGAGCTTGTGGGGAGGGTTGTCCCCAAAGACAGCCATTTAGGGCAAATCATAGGCATTATGGTGGATAATGAATTGCGTTATCCCAGCCAATTGATTGAAGCGTTTTTAGAGGGGGTTATCGTGTTTTTAATGGTGATGTGGGCTAAAAAACACACCAAAACGCATGGGTTGCTTATTGTGGTTTATGGCTTGGGGTATTCCTTGATGCGCTTTATTGCGGAATTTTACAGAGAGCCAGATAGCCAATTAGGGGTTTATTTTTTAAATTTGAGCATGGGGCAGATTTTAAGCTTGCTTATGGTAATTGTTTCGTTAGGGATTTTATTGTATGCTACAAAAAATTCTAAAAAAATAAAGGAAAATCAATGA
- the rdxA gene encoding oxygen-insensitive NAD(P)H-dependent oxidoreductase RdxA yields the protein MKFLDQEKRRQLLNERHSCKMFDSHYEFSSTELEEIAEIARLSPSSYNTQPWRFVMVTNKDLKKQIAAHSYFNEEMIKSASALMVVCPLRPSELLPHSHYMQNLYPESYKVRVIPSFAQMLGVRFNHSMQKLESYILEQCYIAVGQICMGVSLMGLDSCIIGGFDPLKVGEILEERINKPKIACLIALGKRVAEASQKSRKSKIAAITWL from the coding sequence ATGAAATTTTTGGATCAAGAAAAAAGAAGACAATTACTAAACGAGCGCCATTCTTGCAAGATGTTTGATAGCCATTATGAGTTTTCTAGCACAGAATTAGAAGAAATCGCTGAAATCGCCAGACTATCGCCAAGCTCTTACAACACGCAGCCATGGCGTTTTGTGATGGTTACGAATAAGGATTTAAAAAAACAAATTGCAGCGCACAGCTATTTTAATGAAGAAATGATTAAAAGCGCTTCAGCGTTAATGGTAGTATGCCCTTTAAGACCCAGCGAGTTGTTGCCACACAGCCACTACATGCAAAATCTCTATCCGGAGTCTTATAAGGTTAGAGTGATTCCGTCTTTTGCTCAAATGCTTGGCGTGAGATTCAACCACAGCATGCAAAAATTAGAAAGCTATATTTTAGAGCAATGCTATATCGCTGTGGGGCAAATTTGCATGGGCGTGAGTTTAATGGGATTGGATAGTTGCATTATTGGAGGCTTTGATCCTTTAAAAGTGGGCGAGATTTTAGAAGAGCGTATCAATAAGCCTAAAATCGCATGCTTGATCGCTTTGGGTAAGAGGGTGGCAGAAGCGAGCCAAAAATCAAGAAAATCAAAGATTGCTGCAATTACTTGGTTGTGA
- a CDS encoding nicotinamide-nucleotide amidohydrolase family protein encodes MKFKFLNMDNESGFILIEKELERLDILAQVKEDCIELKGENIQQARIYLKTLFNSNIVELDDRKKSANALIEHLKSLDLKIAVAESCSGGLLSHAFTSISGASAVFMGGVVCYNEEVKRELLKVNATTLKVFGVYSEECVKEMLSGVFFNFKVNLALAISGVAGPNGGNKANPVGTIYIGVQKLGSQALIDRCFFEGSRESIQNKSVEHALNMLARML; translated from the coding sequence ATGAAATTTAAATTTTTGAATATGGATAATGAGAGCGGTTTTATTTTGATTGAAAAAGAATTGGAACGATTGGACATTCTCGCTCAAGTCAAAGAAGATTGCATTGAATTAAAAGGCGAGAATATCCAACAAGCGAGAATCTATCTTAAAACGCTTTTTAACTCCAATATTGTGGAATTAGACGATCGCAAAAAAAGTGCAAACGCTTTAATAGAGCACTTGAAATCTTTAGATTTAAAAATTGCGGTGGCTGAAAGCTGCTCTGGGGGGTTATTATCGCATGCATTCACTTCCATTAGCGGGGCTTCAGCGGTTTTTATGGGGGGTGTTGTGTGTTACAATGAAGAGGTGAAGCGCGAATTATTGAAAGTTAATGCCACGACTTTAAAAGTCTTTGGGGTTTATAGCGAAGAATGCGTGAAAGAAATGCTATCAGGCGTGTTTTTCAATTTTAAAGTCAATTTAGCGCTTGCGATCAGTGGGGTGGCTGGCCCTAATGGGGGGAACAAGGCTAATCCTGTAGGCACGATTTATATTGGTGTGCAAAAGTTAGGATCTCAAGCTTTAATTGATCGCTGTTTTTTTGAAGGGAGCAGAGAAAGCATTCAAAATAAAAGCGTAGAGCATGCCCTAAACATGCTCGCTAGAATGCTATAA
- the recO gene encoding recombination protein RecO — protein sequence MQGFLLQTQSIRDEDLIVRVLTKNQLKTLYRFYGKRHSVLNVGRKIDFEEENDDKFLPKLRNILHLGYIWEREMERLFFWQRFCALLFRHLEGVHFLDSIYFDTLDDGANKLSKQHPLRVVLEMYATLLNFEGRLQSYNSCFLCDAKLERSVALAQGFILAHPSCLKTKSLDLEKIQAFFRTQSTIGLEIEEVEELWRTLNLGF from the coding sequence ATGCAAGGGTTTCTTTTACAAACACAAAGCATAAGAGATGAAGATTTGATCGTGCGCGTTTTAACCAAAAACCAGCTCAAAACCCTCTATCGTTTCTACGGCAAACGCCATAGCGTGCTGAATGTGGGGCGTAAAATTGATTTTGAAGAAGAAAACGATGATAAATTTTTACCCAAGTTAAGGAATATTTTGCATTTAGGCTATATTTGGGAAAGAGAAATGGAGCGCTTGTTTTTTTGGCAACGCTTTTGCGCTCTCTTGTTTAGGCATTTAGAGGGCGTGCATTTTTTGGATAGCATCTATTTTGACACTTTAGATGATGGGGCTAACAAACTCTCCAAACAGCACCCCTTGAGAGTGGTTTTAGAAATGTATGCAACGCTTTTGAATTTTGAAGGGCGCTTGCAAAGTTACAATTCTTGTTTTTTATGCGATGCAAAATTAGAGCGTTCCGTCGCTTTAGCGCAAGGGTTTATTCTAGCGCACCCCTCTTGTTTGAAAACTAAAAGCCTGGATTTAGAAAAAATCCAAGCTTTTTTTCGCACTCAAAGCACGATTGGTTTAGAAATAGAAGAAGTGGAAGAATTATGGCGCACGCTGAATTTAGGGTTTTGA
- the accD gene encoding acetyl-CoA carboxylase, carboxyltransferase subunit beta — translation MGFADFFKNFKINKLRTAPSKEEQPSHWVKCPKCYALMYHKEVFGKYSVCLKCHYHFRMKAAERIEFLCDVGSFEEFDKHLRPNDPLNFVDKESYKQRIKKYEKRTNRPSSVISGEAKINRMPLQIVVFDFSFMGGSLGSVEGEKIVRAINRAVAKREALLIVSASGGARMQESTYSLMQMAKTSAALNRLSEAKLPFISLLSDPTYGGVSASFAFLGDLIIAEPGAMIGFAGPRVIKQTIGADLPEGFQTAEFLLEHGLIDMIVHRKDLKKTLSDLIAMMMHKTSKIF, via the coding sequence ATGGGATTTGCAGATTTCTTTAAAAATTTTAAGATCAATAAATTGCGGACAGCGCCAAGTAAGGAAGAACAGCCAAGCCATTGGGTGAAATGCCCTAAATGTTATGCGTTAATGTATCATAAAGAAGTGTTTGGCAAATACAGCGTGTGTTTGAAATGCCATTACCATTTCCGCATGAAGGCGGCTGAAAGGATTGAATTTCTATGCGATGTGGGGAGTTTTGAAGAGTTTGACAAGCACTTACGGCCTAATGACCCTTTAAATTTCGTGGATAAAGAGAGCTATAAACAACGCATTAAAAAATACGAAAAAAGGACTAACCGCCCAAGCTCAGTGATCAGCGGTGAGGCTAAAATTAATCGCATGCCTTTGCAGATCGTGGTGTTTGATTTTAGCTTTATGGGGGGGAGTTTAGGCTCTGTGGAAGGCGAAAAGATTGTAAGAGCGATCAATCGCGCGGTCGCTAAAAGAGAAGCGTTATTGATTGTTTCAGCGAGTGGGGGGGCTAGGATGCAAGAATCCACTTATTCGCTCATGCAAATGGCTAAAACGAGTGCGGCTTTGAATCGATTGAGTGAGGCCAAACTCCCTTTCATTTCGCTCTTAAGCGATCCCACTTATGGGGGCGTTAGCGCGTCTTTTGCTTTTTTAGGGGATCTCATTATCGCAGAGCCTGGGGCGATGATAGGTTTTGCAGGGCCTAGGGTGATTAAGCAAACTATAGGGGCGGATTTGCCTGAGGGCTTCCAAACAGCGGAATTTTTATTAGAGCATGGCTTGATTGATATGATTGTGCATAGGAAGGATTTGAAAAAAACTTTGAGCGATTTGATCGCTATGATGATGCATAAGACTTCAAAGATTTTTTAA
- the rlmH gene encoding 23S rRNA (pseudouridine(1915)-N(3))-methyltransferase RlmH, protein MRCVVYSIAKSSPLELVKIYQKQCRQFDCELELVDLFPKNTANAQKISRELAQKSYSLAFEPYLNPKAKNIALHPKAQRGDSFAFSKMLENHLNINFFIAGAYGFEENFLKDCQAWSLSEMTFSHEVAKIVLCEQIYRALSIIFKHPYHK, encoded by the coding sequence ATGCGTTGCGTGGTGTATTCTATCGCTAAAAGTTCGCCTTTAGAGTTAGTGAAAATCTATCAAAAGCAATGCAGGCAATTTGATTGCGAGCTGGAATTAGTGGATTTATTCCCTAAAAATACCGCCAACGCTCAAAAAATCTCTAGAGAACTCGCTCAAAAAAGCTACTCTCTAGCCTTTGAGCCGTATTTAAACCCTAAGGCAAAAAACATTGCTTTACACCCTAAAGCTCAAAGGGGCGATAGTTTTGCGTTTAGTAAAATGTTAGAAAATCATCTTAATATTAATTTTTTTATCGCTGGAGCGTATGGGTTTGAAGAAAATTTTTTAAAGGATTGTCAAGCTTGGAGTTTGAGCGAGATGACTTTTAGCCATGAAGTGGCTAAAATTGTTTTATGCGAGCAAATCTATAGGGCTTTAAGCATTATTTTTAAGCATCCATACCATAAATAG
- a CDS encoding LapA family protein, translated as MRFYIIFTFLFIVGFGVFVYSIDPQAYGFNLGSYSFNFPIAVWLMGVLGMFAFFSWVFLFKHNLSHKIRLYHEKRDFDKLLKQILSQDTQKTFLKTKFKSDLAKNLSQILARYDLKADLNTPNSGCEKVDNLFKHYHNIENNTLEPKDHDKHSLAYDHAYFSKRLKAFIHNDLKNAFEVLTNVQIPLELRRYAFTEIAQKGSKKEVLKALNAMQDNLDKECVKSFLKAFFEKSLNTDTLKISELCKRVGYDKNDYLKLAQKAQKFLVPDQWFRFFEILSQEDDKAQKAFLFVLLELEMNDLAKEHLAVLSFEEYMLLNAYMDLKQEHKKAYKLEAFL; from the coding sequence ATGCGTTTTTACATTATCTTTACATTTTTGTTCATTGTGGGTTTTGGCGTGTTTGTTTATAGCATCGATCCGCAAGCTTATGGCTTCAATTTAGGGAGCTACAGCTTTAATTTTCCCATTGCCGTATGGCTTATGGGTGTTTTGGGCATGTTCGCTTTTTTTTCATGGGTTTTTTTATTCAAGCACAATCTCAGCCATAAAATCCGCTTATACCATGAAAAAAGGGATTTTGACAAATTGCTCAAACAAATCCTATCTCAAGACACTCAAAAGACTTTTTTAAAAACGAAATTTAAAAGCGATCTCGCTAAAAACCTTTCTCAAATCTTGGCCCGCTATGATTTAAAGGCTGATTTAAACACGCCAAATAGCGGGTGCGAAAAAGTGGATAACCTTTTTAAGCATTACCACAATATAGAAAATAACACTCTTGAACCTAAAGATCACGATAAGCACTCTTTAGCTTATGATCATGCTTATTTTTCTAAACGCTTGAAAGCTTTTATCCATAATGACTTAAAAAACGCCTTTGAAGTTTTAACAAACGTGCAAATCCCTTTGGAATTACGCCGCTACGCTTTTACAGAAATCGCCCAAAAAGGCAGCAAAAAAGAGGTTTTAAAGGCTTTGAATGCGATGCAAGATAACTTGGATAAAGAGTGCGTGAAGTCTTTTTTAAAAGCCTTTTTTGAAAAATCTTTAAACACAGACACTTTAAAGATTTCAGAGCTTTGCAAAAGGGTGGGTTATGACAAGAACGATTATTTAAAGCTCGCGCAAAAAGCACAAAAATTTCTTGTCCCCGATCAATGGTTCCGATTTTTTGAGATTTTAAGCCAAGAAGACGATAAGGCGCAAAAAGCCTTTTTATTCGTGTTGTTGGAATTAGAAATGAACGATCTCGCTAAGGAGCATCTAGCGGTTTTATCCTTTGAAGAATACATGCTTTTAAACGCTTACATGGATTTGAAACAAGAGCATAAAAAAGCTTATAAATTAGAAGCGTTTTTGTAG